The Triticum urartu cultivar G1812 chromosome 6, Tu2.1, whole genome shotgun sequence genome includes the window GCCTTGGACAAAGCAATGCCAACGTCGGCATCAGACCACCCAAGTGTCCTCTTCAAGTAGTCCACTTTGGCAGTGATCTTGTCTTCGCTGAAGTATGAGACAGCGTGCAGCGCTTGCCTGAACATCCCAGATTCACGGGGCACACCTATACGTTCGGCGCAGGCGACCATCCACAAGACACGCTCTGCGCTGGCACAAAGTATCCTCGGCGCACGGATGAAGAGCTTGGCAATATCACAAGCACCTAGACCGCACTCTGCTAGGATACTGACTTTGGGCTTGACCGCACTCTCGAGGTGGGAGCCGAGGAAGCCGGAGCCGTACTTGAGCGACCGGAGCAAGTTGTCGATGGAGCCGAAGAGTGGCAGGTAGTACTCTAGCTTGGAGACGACGGATCTGTGGCGCAAGTAGCCGGGGGCGAGCGAGACGAGGCGCGCAATCTCGGCATCTGACAGGCCGAGGCCGGTGAGCCCCGCGACGACAGGGGCCAGAGTTCTCTCCACGCCGGCGCAGAGGAACCGCGGGTCCTTGGCGACGACGGCCGCGACATCGGCGCCGGAGAGGCCGAGGCCGGCGAGGAAGGCGATGACGGCGTCGGGGTTGGAGGGGGACTTGAGGTGGGAGAGCTTGGCGGAGGCCTTGAGGGCCTGTGGTCGGGTGAGGCCGCAGGTGGCGACGAGGTACTCCTCCACGGCGAAGCTAGGGTTGGTGGAAGCGGCGGAGAGGAGGCGGTGGAGGGAGAGGAGTTGGGAGGTGGAAGGAGAGAGGACGCGCTTCCAGAGGTGGAGCATGGCGCCGCGACGGCGGCGGGGCAACCGTTGAGTGCTGccgctgcggcggcggcggcggcggcggcgtgtgTGTCTACGGTGGTGTGGTGGACGGACAGAGGGATTGGCCAGTGAAGAACTTGGCTGAGTTGATCCGTGCCATCCAAATGGCATCCAACAGCGTATTTTCATCCACACGTTGCCAAGAGCAAGCAGCGTCCATTAGAACCCAAATATAACTAGCACACGAAATAAGTACACCCCTAAAAATAAGGCCACCACTCTGCGCCGGCCAAAAGTTTCGGCCGGTCGGTTAGCAGCCGTCCGATGTGAGTGAGGTGGGCCGCATGATCTGTTCCTTCTCTTTCCTCTCGCACGGGTCAAAATCCCCCCGCGTCTCTCTCTCCCCTGCAGCGAGCACGCCCGCGCCCTCTCGGCACCCTGCGCAACCATCACCGCTCGCCGCCGGTCGCCTCCGTCGTCTCCTTCTGTGTTTTCCGTTGGTTCCGTGCATGTAGCAGTGTGTCCCGTAGTTGCAGCTCCCTATGACGACGGCCGCAGCTCTGGCGTGCGCCGGTTGCAGGTCGCAGCACCTCCGTCGCCCAGCTCATCGCCCCATGGTATCAATTTCGATGCCGTTCCTAGAAAAAAACGAAGACATTCCAGCAAAAAACAAGGTTCCAACAAAAACATTATATGGTTTTAGCAAAAAAAGTGTgtggttccagcaaaaaatgaGATGGTTTTCGGCAAAACATTGATAttgttgaggcatatctctctcgatgtggttttgatgattgatgacaacgtgtttgcggactaatcgtgtgctttgagtatttcagagattcatccttggcacgagacgatttcttcccctcggagtgtcattcaagacggtgtagctcttttgTTTCTCTTTCgatggactagttgcgtagagggcaccgtactatcaagagggggtccgctggggtattgcttgggtggaatcaacacgtacacatccgCTTCTCACCCTCAGAGCTCTTCCGCTTCGATGGAGAGATCTTTTCTCTCTTGTGTGTCTTGTCTGGGTCCCAGCAGTAGTACTGTtgaggggtcacaagcggcagtaccgctccgcagcggtagtaccgccgatGACTCCGCAGTTGTACTACCGCTGGCCTGCCTGGCCCTACCGCCTCGACTTCAGCTTCGTTGGAGAGATCTTCTCTCTCTTAtctgggtcccagcggtagtaccgtgctacccagcggtagtaccgctgaggggtcacaagcggcagtaccgctccgcagcggtagtaccgccggtgactccgcagctgtactaccgctggcctgtctggctcctaccgcctcgactcgagggctcttttctcgtgtcgggttttgcagcactagttgcggcagtagaggcggtagtaccgcttcgcagcggtagtaccgccctttccaccgcggtagtaccgctggctcagcggtagtaccgcccccaagcggtactaccacccTCTGGGGGGCTGTTTagtggggcaacggttggattgttgcccccactataaaagggggtccccttcttccttgttgacttacctcttccccctcaagctccattaatgctctaagctccattttcacccgatctatctctctagccaatcaaacttgttgatttgctcgggagtggttgagaaggccccgatctacacttccaccaagagattttcgattcccccacctatccctagcggatcttgttactcttgggtgtttgagcaccctagacggctgaggtcaccacggagccatagtccattgtggtgaagcttcgtggtattgttgggagcctcTGGTTAAGTtatggagattgccccaaccttgtttgtaaaggttcggtcgccgccttcaagggaaccaatagtggaatcatgacatctcgcattgtgtgagggcgtgaggagaatacggtggccctagtggcttcttggggagcattgtgcctccacaccgctctaacggagacgtacttcccctcaaaaggaaggaacttcggtaacacatcctcgtcttcatcggatctgttggaaatatgccctagaggcaataataaaatggttattattatatttccttgttcatgataattgtctattgttcatgctataattgtattatacagaaatcataatacatgtgtgaatacatagaccacaacatgtccctagtgagcctctagttgactagctcgttgatcaatagatggttacggtttcctgaccatggacattggatgtcattgataacgggatcacatcattaggagaatgatgtgatggacaagacccaatcctaagcatagcgcaagatcgtgtagttcgtctgctaaagcttttctaatgtcaagtgtcttttccttagaccatgagattgtgcaatcccggatactgtaggaatactttgggtgtgccaaacgtcacaacgtaactgggtgactataaaggtgcactacgggtatctctgaaagtgtctattgggttggcacgaatcgagactgg containing:
- the LOC125515958 gene encoding transcription termination factor MTERF8, chloroplastic-like yields the protein MPFGWHGSTQPSSSLANPSVRPPHHRRHTRRRRRRRRSGSTQRLPRRRRGAMLHLWKRVLSPSTSQLLSLHRLLSAASTNPSFAVEEYLVATCGLTRPQALKASAKLSHLKSPSNPDAVIAFLAGLGLSGADVAAVVAKDPRFLCAGVERTLAPVVAGLTGLGLSDAEIARLVSLAPGYLRHRSVVSKLEYYLPLFGSIDNLLRSLKYGSGFLGSHLESAVKPKVSILAECGLGACDIAKLFIRAPRILCASAERVLWMVACAERIGVPRESGMFRQALHAVSYFSEDKITAKVDYLKRTLGWSDADVGIALSKAPVLLTRSHDVLERVSEFLISEVGLDPAYIAHRPVMLAYSLEGRLRPRYYVVRFLKENGLLEHGRSYYTTLVKTEKVFMEKFICPHKEAAPYLAEDYASACKGEVPARFRFT